From a single Ascaphus truei isolate aAscTru1 chromosome 2, aAscTru1.hap1, whole genome shotgun sequence genomic region:
- the LOC142488372 gene encoding uncharacterized protein LOC142488372 isoform X2, which yields MSRNHLIPRSPEVPKSNDSCHTLDTCKEPVPAENSFICTECGKQLSNKRSLLRHENIHTREKHFKCKECGKQFSSKQYLLKHQIIHTGKKPFKCGECGKCFSRKIGLIEHTGIHTGVTPFTCTECGKSYLRKISLLDHERSHTGAKPFQCTVCGKQFSSKFNLCQHKMIHTEAKLFPCTECEKSFSLKSYLFRHQRIHTGVKPYQCTECEKQFGLNRDLHKHQKTHTGVKPFTCAECGYSFTSKTSLLVHKRIHTGEKPFTCTECGEQFRIKQSLLIHHRIHTGEKHFICTECGEQFRYKKSLLRHHRIHTGEKHFICTECGEQFRYKKSLLRHHRIHTGETFHMYRVWLAISL from the coding sequence ATGTCCAGAAACCATCTGATTCCTCGCAGCCCTGAAGTGCCAAAATCCAATGATTCCTGCCACACGTTGGACACATGCAAGGAACCAGTGCCAGCAGAGAATTCCTTTatttgtacagagtgtgggaaacaactCAGTAATAAGAGGAGCCTCCTAAGACACGAGAATATTCATACACGGGAGAAACATTTCAAATGtaaagagtgtgggaaacaattcagcaGTAAGCAATATCTCCTCAAACACCAGATTATTCATACTGGGAAGAAACCTTTCAAATGTGGAGAGTGTGGGAAATGTTTCTCTCGGAAGATTGGCCTCATTGAACATACGGGGATTCATACAGGGGTAacaccattcacatgtacagagtgtgggaaaagttaTTTACGGAAGATCAGCCTCCTCGACCATGAGAGGAGTCACACAGGGGCAAAACCATTccaatgtacagtgtgtgggaaacaattcagtagtAAGTTCAACCTCTGCCAACACAAGATGATTCATACAGAGGCAAAACTATtcccatgtacagagtgtgagaaaaGCTTTTCACTGAAGAGCTACCTCTTCAGACACCAGAGGATCCACACAGGGGTAAAACCTTACCAATGTACAGAATGTGAAAAACAATTCGGTTTGAATCGCGACCTCCACAAACACCAGAAGACTCATACAGGggtgaaacctttcacatgtgcagagtgtggttACAGCTTTACATCGAAGACCAGTCTCCTTGTACacaagaggattcacacaggggagaaacctttcacatgtacagagtgtggggaacAATTTCGTATTAAGCAATCACTCCTCATACACcacaggattcacacaggggagaaacatttcatatgtacagagtgtggaGAGCAATTTCGTTATAAGAAATCACTCCTCAGACACcacaggattcacacaggggagaaacatttcatatgtacagagtgtggaGAGCAATTTCGTTATAAGAAATCACTCCTCAGACACCACAGGATTCACACGGGAGAAACATTTCATATGTACAGAGTGTGGTTAGCAATTTCGTTATAA
- the LOC142488372 gene encoding uncharacterized protein LOC142488372 isoform X1: protein MDPHVLKNFLKEEPSESSDMSRNHLIPRSPEVPKSNDSCHTLDTCKEPVPAENSFICTECGKQLSNKRSLLRHENIHTREKHFKCKECGKQFSSKQYLLKHQIIHTGKKPFKCGECGKCFSRKIGLIEHTGIHTGVTPFTCTECGKSYLRKISLLDHERSHTGAKPFQCTVCGKQFSSKFNLCQHKMIHTEAKLFPCTECEKSFSLKSYLFRHQRIHTGVKPYQCTECEKQFGLNRDLHKHQKTHTGVKPFTCAECGYSFTSKTSLLVHKRIHTGEKPFTCTECGEQFRIKQSLLIHHRIHTGEKHFICTECGEQFRYKKSLLRHHRIHTGEKHFICTECGEQFRYKKSLLRHHRIHTGETFHMYRVWLAISL from the coding sequence AGAACTTCCTGAAGGAGGAGCCCAGCGAGAGCTCTGATATGTCCAGAAACCATCTGATTCCTCGCAGCCCTGAAGTGCCAAAATCCAATGATTCCTGCCACACGTTGGACACATGCAAGGAACCAGTGCCAGCAGAGAATTCCTTTatttgtacagagtgtgggaaacaactCAGTAATAAGAGGAGCCTCCTAAGACACGAGAATATTCATACACGGGAGAAACATTTCAAATGtaaagagtgtgggaaacaattcagcaGTAAGCAATATCTCCTCAAACACCAGATTATTCATACTGGGAAGAAACCTTTCAAATGTGGAGAGTGTGGGAAATGTTTCTCTCGGAAGATTGGCCTCATTGAACATACGGGGATTCATACAGGGGTAacaccattcacatgtacagagtgtgggaaaagttaTTTACGGAAGATCAGCCTCCTCGACCATGAGAGGAGTCACACAGGGGCAAAACCATTccaatgtacagtgtgtgggaaacaattcagtagtAAGTTCAACCTCTGCCAACACAAGATGATTCATACAGAGGCAAAACTATtcccatgtacagagtgtgagaaaaGCTTTTCACTGAAGAGCTACCTCTTCAGACACCAGAGGATCCACACAGGGGTAAAACCTTACCAATGTACAGAATGTGAAAAACAATTCGGTTTGAATCGCGACCTCCACAAACACCAGAAGACTCATACAGGggtgaaacctttcacatgtgcagagtgtggttACAGCTTTACATCGAAGACCAGTCTCCTTGTACacaagaggattcacacaggggagaaacctttcacatgtacagagtgtggggaacAATTTCGTATTAAGCAATCACTCCTCATACACcacaggattcacacaggggagaaacatttcatatgtacagagtgtggaGAGCAATTTCGTTATAAGAAATCACTCCTCAGACACcacaggattcacacaggggagaaacatttcatatgtacagagtgtggaGAGCAATTTCGTTATAAGAAATCACTCCTCAGACACCACAGGATTCACACGGGAGAAACATTTCATATGTACAGAGTGTGGTTAGCAATTTCGTTATAA